DNA from Castellaniella sp. MT123:
CGATGAGCCCTTCGCAAAAGGCCTTGAAGGCGTCCAGGTGGCGGCTCAGGCCATAAGCATCGAGCTCGACCACGACCCGGCACAGCAGTGCCCGGTCCGCGTATTCGCACACCCGGCGCACCTCGGCCAGATACTGCGCATCCAATAGAGAGGACATCGACATGCGCACCACCAGGACCCCGGGGTGCTCGCCCAGCCAGCTCAATGCCAAGGCCAACGTGCGCATGTCGCAATCGGAGGACAGACCCAGCCGCGACGCGGCCGGCATGAACAGGTACCCCGACATCGGCGGCTGGCCGGGGTCGTCTTCCTGCAGACTGAGGGACGCCTCGTAGCGTTCGGCAATGTCGTCGCCCTCGTATCCTACCCTGCGCACGTCCAGCGACAGCCGGTCATGATCAAGCGCCTGGGAAATCAGGGTGCGCCAGGATGCTTCCCCCATGCGCAGATCGCCGGTTTCGCGATCGGCATGCGACAGGAATTCGACTTCCGAGTGTCCGGCGCTCTCGGCGCACATGAGCGCCAGATCCAGCCGCGTCAGCACGTCCTTGGGTGTGCACTGCACGGTATAGTCGGTCAGGGCGAAAGCCCAGCGCGACAAGTTATGGCTGTCGAGCTTTACCCGCAGGGTCTCGAACAATTCATGCAGCCGCTGGACCGGGCGCATGACCTCCGGCCCGCCGCCCACGGGAAACAGAATCGCGAAGTCCGCGCCAGTCAGACGCGCCGGCAAAGCGCGCGCCTGAGGGTAATCGGCCAGCACTTCGGTCAGGCGCCCCCCAAGGAGACGCAGCCAGTCATCGATTTCCTGGCGATCGCTCTGGTTTTGCAGACGCGCCATGTCGCGCTGGCGCACCAGCAGCACGTAGCCGCTGACAGCCCCCTGCCGGGAATCGTCGCGCAGCACGCGTTTGAGTTCATTGAGAAAGTAAGCGCGGTTGGCCAGGCCAGTGACCGGGTCGCGGTTGAGCTCGATCTCCAGTTGCTCGATGCGAGCCATCTGTTCGTCCATGGACGGAGACACCCGCTCGCGGACCTCGTCGAGCAATTCGGTGTTCTCGACCGTCTCGGTCTGTTTGACCTTGATCTCGGGTGCCTCGTCGGCCGGCGCTTCCCGCAGCACCCGACGCAGCCGCGACAGCAGAGCCGCCAGAAACAGCGCCCAGAACGCCCCGATTCCCAGAGCCAGCCAGAGCCACTGCATCACATGCGCCCAGAGCGCGTCGCGCGCGGGCGTGGCATCCAGAACCAGAGCCAGTTGACCAACATCGGGAATCTGGCGCTGAGCCCGGTGCGGCTGAATATCGGACCAGGCGCTGAACCATGCGGGGGCATCGGCCACGGACGATACACGGCGGCGCGCCTGGAACAACGTGCCGCCATCCGCGGAATGCAGGGCCAGCTCGGCAAAGCGCCCCTGCTGAAACGCCGCGTCCAGGACCCGCTCCCGGGCAGCCGGATCCGGCTGGGCGCTGACCAGCAACGCCAGAGTGGCAGCCGCATTCTCGCCATCGATCTGCATCTGGGCATCGAGCTGACGATCCATCAGACGCGTTCCGACCGCCAGCATGCCCACCAAAATGCAGGCGATGACCAGAGACGAGATCACCAGCAGCTGCCGCACGGATGCCATCATGCCCTCATTTATCACTTTGAAACGAATGCCCGAAGTGTATCCTTTACCCAGCAAATCCCCAAGAAACGCACAGATCACCGTCCTCCCGGACATCCGGCCGCAGCACAACAGATCGCAGGGCTCAGCACCCCTCCGGAAACACGAGCACCTAGGGGTAACACGGATGTCGGGTCCCGATCCTTTGTGTATAGTTTTAAAACAAACGTTTGAATTACACATGACCATATCCCGTTCGACCCTCACCCGCGATGCCATCCTCGATGCCGCCGAACGTCTGTTCGCCGAGCAGGGGCACGACAAGACCTCCATGCGCCAGATCACCCGGGCAGCGCAGGTCAACCTGTCCGCGGTCAATTACCACTTCGGCTCGAAAGACGCGCTGATCGAAGCCGTCTTCGAGCGACGGCTGGATGCCCTGAACGACGAACGTCTGCGCATCCTGGACACGCTGGAATCCGAGGCCAAGGGTCAGGCACTTAAACCCTCGGCCATCGTCGAGGCCTACTTCGGCCCGCTGGTGCGCCACGCTTGCAGCGCCGGCGCCGAACGGCGCGCGTTCATGCCGCTGCAGACCACCAGCCTGTCCGATCCGAATGGCGCCATCAGCGCGCTATTCCAGGCAGAACGTTCCATGGTTGCCCATCGTTTCACACGCGCCCTGCTCACCTCGTTGCCAGGGGTTCCAGAAGCCGAGATCGTCTGGCGTTTTCACTTCATGCTGGGCGCCACGGCCTACGCGATCATGGGCGCCGAGAGCTCCAGCCAGGTCCTGAACCTGCAAGGCGACAGCAGTCCGACCGCCGACGCGCTGCTCAGCCGCCTGATGGCGTTCCTGCTGGGCGGCCTGCGTGCTCCATTGCCGACTCAGACTCCATCTCTGCCCGACCTTCCGGACGGACAGAGCCAATCGCAGACCGGACGCGTCGGGGGAATGACGGCCGGCCGCAACTCAGCCGTACCGGCACAGGGGGACTTATGACACCAGACGATGGGTAACCCGATTCCCGCGCCGGACTGATCCCGGCCCTTTTCTGATCTTCGTCCAACGCTGTGCCTCGTGGCACAGCGCGGGTTTTTGCACGCCTGAATTTTGCGGGGCTCCAGGCCCCAGTCCGTTTCATCCAGGAGGAGACATAATGAAATTGCACCACCCGATCAAGACTCTGTCGGCCGTGATCGTCGGCCTTGGCACCGTCGGCGCAGCCCATGGCGCCGGCTTCCAGCTGCTGGAGCAGAACGGTAGCGGCCTGGGCAGCGCCTACGCCGGTTCGGCCGCTATCGCCGAAGACGCCAGCACGGTGTATTACAACCCCGCCGGCATGACGCTGCTGCCTGGCATGAATGCATCCGCCGGCGCCGTGGCGATCAAGCCAAGCTTCAAATTCTCGAATGGCGGCAGCACCAGCCCCACCGGTCAGCCCGCGACCGGCGGCAACGGCGGCGATGCCGGTTCATGGGGCGCGGCTCCGAACGCCTATTTCACTTGGGAAGTCACCCCGCGCTGGTGGCTGGGCCTGGGCGTGGGTGCGCCCTTTGGCCTGATGACGGACTACCAGCAAGGCTGGGCCGGCCGCTATCATTCCGAGAAATTCTCGATCGAAAGCATCAACATCAACCCGTCCATCGCCTTCAAGGCCACCGACACCCTGTCCATCGGCGCGGGCCTGAACTGGATGCAGCTGGATGCGGACTATCGGAAAGCAGTCCCCGGAATCATGCAGCCTGGCGGCGGCGGGGTACCAGGTTACTACGGTGACCTCAGTGCCCGAGTCAAGGCGAAAGGGGATGCCTGGGGCTGGAATGCCGGGATCCTCTGGCAGGCTACGCCAGATACCCGTTTCGGTTTGTCCTATCGATCCAAAATCAAGATAGATGCGGACGGCACGACGACGATCGCCAACCGGAACATCAACCCAGCGGCAGGCTTTGGTACCGGCGGCGGCATCATCAACGCCCTGAGCGGCGCCTATTACGCGGAAACTTCCGTTGAACTGCCTGATACCGCCATTCTTAGCGTGGTACATAGCCTGAACGACCGCTGGACGTTGCTCGGTGATGTCTCCTGGACCGGATGGAGCAGCATCCCCAATCTGACGATCGACACCGCGCATCCAAATCCCGCCGCTCAGAAGAGCAAACTCGACCTGCGCTTCAAGGATGCCTGGCGCGTGGCCCTGGGCGCCCACTACAGGTACAGCGACAGCTGGACCTTCAAGGGCGGCGTGGCTTGGGATCAGTCGCCCGTGCAAAGCGACACCTATCGTCCCGCATCCCTGCCGGACAACGACCGCTACTGGGTCTCGATCGGCGCGAAATACAACTTCAGCAAGAGCACGAGCATCGATCTTGGCTACGCCCACCTGTTCGTCAAGAGCACCTCGGTGAACAACACGTCGGCGCCGACAGCCGGTACGCTGAGGGGCGACTACAAGAGCAGCGCCGATCTGATCGGCCTGCAGTTCTCGCACCAGTTCTGATGAATCGGGCGGGACACTAGCATGAAGTTGTCGCAGCTGTCCCGCCTGCCGCCCCGGTGGCGGGCCCGGGCCATGCGCGCGGGCTACAACCTGCATCCGGCCTTTCGCGCCACGGGCGGCCGGGTGATTCATGTCTCCCCTGATCTGCTGCACATTCGCGTGCGCCTGGCGCTGACACGGCGCACGCGCAATCTGGTGGGCTCCATCTACGGCGGATCCCTGTTCGCCGTGACCGACGGAGTCCATGTCGGCATGCTGATGGCACGACTGGGACGCGAGGCCATCATCTGGGACAAGGCCGCCACGATCCGCTACCGCAAACCGGCATTCTGCACGCTGACCGGCGATTTCACGCTATCCGAGGCCGATCTGCAGGACATCCGCGAGGCACTGGACCGCGACCATGAGACCGAACGCACCTACCCCGTCGAGCTGAAGGGACCGGACGGCACGGTCTACACCGAAGTGTGGCGCACCATCTACCTGGCCGACAAGGCCTGGTACAAACATCACAAGCTGCGCCTCGGCGCGGCAGGAGACGCATCATGATGACTTATTTGAAAACGCGGGCGGCGGGCGCCGCACTGGCCGCGATCGGCCTGTGCACGGTCCCGGCCACCCAAGCCATGACGGTCGGCAAGATCAATGTGCCCGAGCAGCAGTCCGTGGCCGGCCAGAACCTGGTGCTCAATGGTGCCGGCCTGCGCCAGCGCTTCGTCTTTCAGGTCTACGTCGCCGCGCTGTATCGTCCGCAACCGACCCACGATGCCCAGGCGATCGTGAGCAGCCAGGAACCGCAGATGCTGCGCCTGACGCTCTTGCGCGACATCAACAGCAAAGCGCTGACGGACGCTCTGAACGACGGGCTGAAAGCCAATAATACAGAGATCGAACTGGCCGCAATGGGCGGCACGATCAAGGCGTTCGAAACCTTCATGGCAACGGGCGGCGAAGGGAAGTCCGGCGACTTGGTGGACATCACGTTCAATCGGGGCAAGGTCTCGGTATCATTCAAGGGCAAGGCATTAGGCGAGGTCGACGACCCCCGCTTCGCCGCTGCGCTCCTGAAAGTCTGGCTGGGTTCCTCCCCGGCGCAGGAATCGCTGAAATCGGCCCTGCTGGGCCAAAAAACCACAAACTGATTTTCCCCGATTGGCTATAAGGAACCGCATCATGGAACGCATCTGGCTGGAACATTACCCGGAAGGGGTGCCGGCTGACATCACGGATCAGGCCGCCGCCTATTCATCGCTGGCCGACCTGTTCGAGACAAGCTGCCGGCAGTACGCCAGCAACACGGCATACATCAGCATGGGTGCGTCCATGACTTATGCGCGGACGCACCAGAAGGCGCAGGCCTTCGCGGCCTGGCTGCAATCCCAGGGCGTGGTCAAGGGCGATCGGGTCGCCCTGATGATGCCCAATCTGCTGCAGTACCCGATCTGCCTGTTCGGCACGCTGATGGCCGGTGCAGTCGTGGTCAACACCAACCCGCTGTACACCACGCACGAACTGCACCATCAGCTGGCGGACTCGGGCGCCACCACCGTTGTCGTGGCGGAGAACTTCGCCCATACGCTGCAGGAGGCCCTGCCGGGCACGGCCGTGACGCGCATCGTAGTGACCTCGCTGGGCGAGATGCTGGGCTTTCCGAAAGGCTCGATCACCGACCTGGTGGTCCGTCACGTCAAGAAGCTGGTGCCAGCCTGGCAGATTCGCGGGGCGCTGCGCCTGCGCGACGTGCTGGCCGCCGGTGCGCAGCAGGCCTATCGGCGCCCGGCACTGGCGCACAGCGACCTGGCGGCACTGCAATACACCGGTGGCACCACGGGCGTGGCCAAGGGCGCCATGCTCAGCCATGGCAACCTGATTTCCAATGTCTGCCAGGCCTACAGCTGGGTCAAGCCCTTCTGCCAGGGCGAACGCGAATGCGTGGTCACAGCCCTGCCCCTCTACCATATCTTCGCGTTGACGGCGAACTGCCTGACCTTCATGAAACTCGGCGCAAGCAACCTGCTGATCGTCAACCCGCGCGACATCCCCGGCTTCGTCAAGGAACTGGGCACGGTGAAGTTCACGGCACTGACGGGGGTGAACACCCTGTTCAACGCCCTGCTGAACAACCCCGACTTCGCCCGGCTGGACTTCAGCAGCCTGCGGATCGCGCTGGGGGGCGGCATGGCGGTCCAGGAAGCCATCGCCACCCGCTGGCTGCAGGTCACGGGCAAGCCCATTGCCCAGGCTTATGGTCTGACAGAAACGTCACCGGCCGTCACCATCAACCCGCTGGACAAGATCGACTTCAATGGCTCCATCGGCCTGCCGGTGCCATCCACCCTGGTCGCCGTGCGCAACGACAACCGCACCATGGCCATTGGCGAATCCGGCGAGATCTGCGTGAAAGGCCCGCAGGTCACCGCCGGCTACTGGAACCGCCCCGAGGAAACCGCACAGGTTTTCGATGCCGACGGCTGGCTGCTGACGGGCGACATCGGCTACATGAACGACAAGGGCTACGTCTTCCTGCTGGATCGCAAGAAAGACATGATCCTGGTGTCCGGTTTCAACGTCTACCCGAACGAGGTCGAGGCCGCCGCCATGGAACACCCCGGCATCCGCGAGGCCGCCGCCATCGGTGTTCCCAGCGAGCATTCGGGCGAAGCAGTCAAGCTCTATGTGATTCGCAAGGATCCCGCACTGACGGAGGCCGAGGTCATCGCCCATTGCCGCACGCTGCTGACGGGCTACAAGGTGCCCAAGTTCGTGGAGTTCCGCGATGATCTGCCGCGCAGCAACGTGGGCAAGATCCTGCGCAAGGAACTGCGCAACGAGGTGCTCGGCCAACAGACGACACACCAGAGGACCGCCCGGAAGGCCTGATCCGGCCCGCCGGACACAGGCCGTTGTGTCCGGCGAAAGCCCGGCCAGGGTGATCAATACCCCAGCGTGCGCCCGTCGGGGTTGCGCGGATCCGATGCGCCATACAGCACACCATCACGCACCTGGATGGTCTGGGTACGACCCATCGTGGGCTTGAGCGCAATGTGATGACCGTAGCTGCGCAGCAGTCTCAGCGTATCCGGACTGAAGCCCTTTTCCACCCGCAGCTCGTCTGGCCACCACTGGTGGTGAAAACGCGGTGTCGCGGCGGCCTCGGCGGGATTCATACCAAAGTCGATCGCATCGGTCACGGTTTCCAGCACCGTGGTGATGATGCGCGCGCCGCCCGGACTGCCCGTCACCAGCCAGGGGCGCCCGTCCTTCAGCACCAGGGTCGGGGTCATCGAGGACAGTGGCCGTTTGCCCGGCTGGATGGCGTTGGCCTCGCCGCCGATCAGTCCGTAGACGTTGGCCACCCCAGGTTTGGCCGAGAAATCGTCCATCTCGTTGTTCAGCAGGATCCCGGTGCCATCGGCCACAATGCCGGACCCGAAATTGGTGTTCAGCGTGTAGGTCACGGCCACGGCGTTACCGGCGGCGTCCACCACGGAAAAATGCGTGGTCTGGTCGCTTTCGTAAGGTTGCGGCTTGCCCGGGTGGATCTGTGACGACGGCCGCGCATGGGTGGGATCGATGGTCGCCGCCAGATGGCGCGCATATGTCTTGGAGGTCAGCCCGGCCACGGGTACCTTCACGAAATCGGCATCGCCGAGATACTCCGAGCGGTCCGCATAGGCCAGCTTCATGGCCTCGGCCATGTGATGAATCGTCTGCGCGCTGCCAGCCCCCCAGTCGGCCATGGGCCAGCCTTCCATCATGTTCAGGATCTGCACCAGATGGATACCGCCCGAGCTGGGTGGGGGCATGGTCACGACCCGGTAGCCACGATACGTCCCGACGATGGGTGCGCGTTCGACGACACGGTAATTGCGCAGGTCATCGGCCGTGATGAGGCCGCCGTGCTTGCTCATCTCGGCCACGATCCTGTCGCCGATCGACCCCCGGTAGAAAGCATCCGCCCCCTGTCGGGCGATCAGACGCATGGAGCGGGCGAGGTCACGCTGCACCAGCGGGGCGCCCTCGGGTAGCGGCTTGCCATCACGCCAGAAGATGGCCCGCGTCGCCGGCCACTGGCCCATGGATTTTTTCGTATGCACCAGGGTTTCCGCCAGCGTCTGGCTGACCGGATAGCCGCGTTCGGCCAGGGCGATGGCCGGCGCCATGACGCGAGACAGCGGCAGGCTGCCCCAGCGTTTCAGCGCGTGAGTCAGACCCGCGACCGTCCCCGGGACGCCCACCGCCAATGGCGTGTAGAGCGATCGGCCTTCCACCACTTTGCCTTTGGCATCCAGATACATGTCGCGGCTGGCACCGGCCGGTGCCATCTCGCGGAAATCCAGGGCGAAGTCCTGGCCGGTACGGGCTTCGTGGACCATCATGAAACCGCCGCCGCCCAGGTTGCCCGCATTGGGCAGTGCAACCGCCAGCGCAAAACCCATCGCCACCGCCGCATCCACCGCATTGCCCCCAGCCTGGAGGACCTGAAGCCCTGCCTGGCTGGCCAGCGCCTGTTCGGATGCGACCATGCCGCGCCGCGCAACGACCGGATGGAAGATATCCATGTCGAAGTCGTAGGCTGCCGCGGCGGCCCGGTTCACGGCCGTGGTGGCCGGGGCCGCTGCGGGCGCCGGCGCAACCGCGGTGTTTTTGGGGGGAACGGCGGCGCACGCCGTCAGCAGGCTCAGCGCAAGCAGGACCGCATGTAATCTGAATTTCATGGCGTCACGCAGCCCCGAATATCAACGGATCGCCGTCGCGATCGAAGGCCAGCAGGGACCCGATCGTGCCGTATTTGATCATCTGGGTCATGCGCTGAAAGGCCAGATCGACGTCCTTGTTGTCAGGCAGATAGGCGGACTGATCGGCCATGGCCGCGACGAACACGACCTGCCAGTCCTGCCCGGTCCGTTGCGATTCCTGGACCAGCGTCGCGAAATCGATGAGTTCGGCAGGCGTCTTGTCCACACACAGGATCGGCGCTAGTTCACCACCCTCGCCGCGTGCGTGGCTATCCTTCTGCGCCGCTGTCGCATCGTCCGGCACACCGCTGGACGCGAAAACGAACAGCAGACGCTGCGGTTCCGGCTGCTGGCGCGCCGCCTGGAGCAGATCATCAAAACAGGTGATTTCCATGGATCGGGATCTCGCAAATGAGGTTGGGCTTCATCCTAACCCATCTCCGCGCCCACTGATGTGCAGGCCGGCGGCACGACGCAGCACGGAGGCAGCGGGCCGCTACCCCCGATGTCTCTTTCATGGTTGTCTCCCGGAGAATGTTTGTTGATCCGACGCCAGTACAATCCGCCGTATTTCGACGTCCGCGATAAAGCGCCAAAACGACAAACCCCGCCGGATGGCGGGGTTTGAGAACCACGGCGCGAACCGTGGCCAAGACTATGTGGCATCCGACTGGGATGCCACCCGCATCATCAGATGACGCGCACGGCCTCGATCAGGCGAACCACGGTCCAGGACTTGTCCTTGGAGATGGGACGGCCTTCGGCGATCTCGACGGTGTCGCCCTGGTTGTACTGGTTGGCTTCGTCATGCGCCTTGTACTTCGCGGTGCGGTTGACGAATTTCCCCAGCACGGGGTGCTTCACGCGGGTCTGGACGCTGACCACGACGGTCTTGTCCATCTTGTTGCTGACGACCTTGCCGACCAGCGTCCGCTGACGCTTGGTGGTGTCTTTCTGGGTTTCGGTGGTCATGTTACTTTCCTGCGTTCTCAGTCATGATGGTGCGGATGCGCGCGATGTCGCGGCGCACCTTGCCCAACTGGCTGGTGTTGGAAAGCTGCTGGGTGGCACGCTGCATACGCAGGTTGAAATGTGCCTTCAGCAGGCTCTCGAGCTCGGTCTGGAGCCCGGCGGCGTCTTTTTCGCGCAGTTCACTGGCTTTCATATCGACTCCTAGGCGCCCACGCGGCGCGACACGAAGGTCGTGCGCAGGGGCAGCTTGGCGGCGGCCAGACGGAATGCTTCGCGTGCGACTTCTTCGGACACGCCTTCCATTTCGTACAGCACCTTGCCAGGTTGAATTTCGGCGACCCAGAATTCCGGGTTGCCCTTCCCGTTACCCATCCGGACCTCGGCGGGCTTCTGGGAAATGGGCTTGTCCGGGAAAATCCGGATCCAGATACGGCCACCGCGCTTGATGTGACGGTTGATGGCACGGCGGGCGGCCTCGATCTGACGGGCCGTCAGGCGGCCGCGATCGGTGGCTTTGAGGCCGAACTCACCAAAGGACACATTGGCGCCGCGCGTCGCCAGGCCGGTATTGCGGCCTTTCTGCTCTTTGCGGTATTTCCTGCGAGAGGGTGACAGCATGGTTATTCTCCTTCAGGCGCCGGCGCTGCCGAAGCGGCGTCACGACGCGGGCCACGGCCACGGCCACGGTCACCCGGGCGGCCCGGGCGATCGCCACGCGGGGCGCGACGAGGACGACGCTCTTCGTCACGTGGGGCGGCGGTTTCCGGGGGCATTTCGCCGTTGGGCAACATGTCGCCCTTGTAGACCCAGACCTTGATCCCGATGATCCCGTAGGTCGTCTGGGCTTCGGAAAAGCCGTAGTCGATGTTGGCGCGCAGCGTGTGCAGAGGCACACGGCCTTCGCGATACCATTCGGTACGGGCGATTTCGATGCCGTTCAGGCGGCCGGAGGACATGATCTTGATGCCCTGGGCACCCAGGCGCATGGCGTTCTGCATTGCGCGCTTCATGGCGCGGCGGAACATGATGCGCTTTTCGAGCTGCTGGGCGATCGAGTCGGCGATCAGCTGAGCGTCGGTTTCCGGCTTGCGGATTTCCTCGATGTTGACGTGCACGGGCACGCCCATCAGGCGCTGCAGATCAGCCTTCAGCGTTTCGATG
Protein-coding regions in this window:
- a CDS encoding TetR/AcrR family transcriptional regulator — translated: MTISRSTLTRDAILDAAERLFAEQGHDKTSMRQITRAAQVNLSAVNYHFGSKDALIEAVFERRLDALNDERLRILDTLESEAKGQALKPSAIVEAYFGPLVRHACSAGAERRAFMPLQTTSLSDPNGAISALFQAERSMVAHRFTRALLTSLPGVPEAEIVWRFHFMLGATAYAIMGAESSSQVLNLQGDSSPTADALLSRLMAFLLGGLRAPLPTQTPSLPDLPDGQSQSQTGRVGGMTAGRNSAVPAQGDL
- a CDS encoding chalcone isomerase family protein — its product is MMTYLKTRAAGAALAAIGLCTVPATQAMTVGKINVPEQQSVAGQNLVLNGAGLRQRFVFQVYVAALYRPQPTHDAQAIVSSQEPQMLRLTLLRDINSKALTDALNDGLKANNTEIELAAMGGTIKAFETFMATGGEGKSGDLVDITFNRGKVSVSFKGKALGEVDDPRFAAALLKVWLGSSPAQESLKSALLGQKTTN
- the ggt gene encoding gamma-glutamyltransferase gives rise to the protein MKFRLHAVLLALSLLTACAAVPPKNTAVAPAPAAAPATTAVNRAAAAAYDFDMDIFHPVVARRGMVASEQALASQAGLQVLQAGGNAVDAAVAMGFALAVALPNAGNLGGGGFMMVHEARTGQDFALDFREMAPAGASRDMYLDAKGKVVEGRSLYTPLAVGVPGTVAGLTHALKRWGSLPLSRVMAPAIALAERGYPVSQTLAETLVHTKKSMGQWPATRAIFWRDGKPLPEGAPLVQRDLARSMRLIARQGADAFYRGSIGDRIVAEMSKHGGLITADDLRNYRVVERAPIVGTYRGYRVVTMPPPSSGGIHLVQILNMMEGWPMADWGAGSAQTIHHMAEAMKLAYADRSEYLGDADFVKVPVAGLTSKTYARHLAATIDPTHARPSSQIHPGKPQPYESDQTTHFSVVDAAGNAVAVTYTLNTNFGSGIVADGTGILLNNEMDDFSAKPGVANVYGLIGGEANAIQPGKRPLSSMTPTLVLKDGRPWLVTGSPGGARIITTVLETVTDAIDFGMNPAEAAATPRFHHQWWPDELRVEKGFSPDTLRLLRSYGHHIALKPTMGRTQTIQVRDGVLYGASDPRNPDGRTLGY
- a CDS encoding porin, yielding MKLHHPIKTLSAVIVGLGTVGAAHGAGFQLLEQNGSGLGSAYAGSAAIAEDASTVYYNPAGMTLLPGMNASAGAVAIKPSFKFSNGGSTSPTGQPATGGNGGDAGSWGAAPNAYFTWEVTPRWWLGLGVGAPFGLMTDYQQGWAGRYHSEKFSIESININPSIAFKATDTLSIGAGLNWMQLDADYRKAVPGIMQPGGGGVPGYYGDLSARVKAKGDAWGWNAGILWQATPDTRFGLSYRSKIKIDADGTTTIANRNINPAAGFGTGGGIINALSGAYYAETSVELPDTAILSVVHSLNDRWTLLGDVSWTGWSSIPNLTIDTAHPNPAAQKSKLDLRFKDAWRVALGAHYRYSDSWTFKGGVAWDQSPVQSDTYRPASLPDNDRYWVSIGAKYNFSKSTSIDLGYAHLFVKSTSVNNTSAPTAGTLRGDYKSSADLIGLQFSHQF
- the rplP gene encoding 50S ribosomal protein L16; this translates as MLSPSRRKYRKEQKGRNTGLATRGANVSFGEFGLKATDRGRLTARQIEAARRAINRHIKRGGRIWIRIFPDKPISQKPAEVRMGNGKGNPEFWVAEIQPGKVLYEMEGVSEEVAREAFRLAAAKLPLRTTFVSRRVGA
- a CDS encoding AMP-binding protein, whose protein sequence is MERIWLEHYPEGVPADITDQAAAYSSLADLFETSCRQYASNTAYISMGASMTYARTHQKAQAFAAWLQSQGVVKGDRVALMMPNLLQYPICLFGTLMAGAVVVNTNPLYTTHELHHQLADSGATTVVVAENFAHTLQEALPGTAVTRIVVTSLGEMLGFPKGSITDLVVRHVKKLVPAWQIRGALRLRDVLAAGAQQAYRRPALAHSDLAALQYTGGTTGVAKGAMLSHGNLISNVCQAYSWVKPFCQGERECVVTALPLYHIFALTANCLTFMKLGASNLLIVNPRDIPGFVKELGTVKFTALTGVNTLFNALLNNPDFARLDFSSLRIALGGGMAVQEAIATRWLQVTGKPIAQAYGLTETSPAVTINPLDKIDFNGSIGLPVPSTLVAVRNDNRTMAIGESGEICVKGPQVTAGYWNRPEETAQVFDADGWLLTGDIGYMNDKGYVFLLDRKKDMILVSGFNVYPNEVEAAAMEHPGIREAAAIGVPSEHSGEAVKLYVIRKDPALTEAEVIAHCRTLLTGYKVPKFVEFRDDLPRSNVGKILRKELRNEVLGQQTTHQRTARKA
- a CDS encoding DUF4442 domain-containing protein; this translates as MKLSQLSRLPPRWRARAMRAGYNLHPAFRATGGRVIHVSPDLLHIRVRLALTRRTRNLVGSIYGGSLFAVTDGVHVGMLMARLGREAIIWDKAATIRYRKPAFCTLTGDFTLSEADLQDIREALDRDHETERTYPVELKGPDGTVYTEVWRTIYLADKAWYKHHKLRLGAAGDAS
- the rpsC gene encoding 30S ribosomal protein S3, with translation MGQKIHPIGFRLAVNHNWTSRWYANDKIYGSMLAEDIRVREYLKKKLKSASVGRVIIERPAKNARITVYSARPGVVIGRRGEDIETLKADLQRLMGVPVHVNIEEIRKPETDAQLIADSIAQQLEKRIMFRRAMKRAMQNAMRLGAQGIKIMSSGRLNGIEIARTEWYREGRVPLHTLRANIDYGFSEAQTTYGIIGIKVWVYKGDMLPNGEMPPETAAPRDEERRPRRAPRGDRPGRPGDRGRGRGPRRDAASAAPAPEGE
- a CDS encoding ribonucleotide reductase subunit alpha; translated protein: MEITCFDDLLQAARQQPEPQRLLFVFASSGVPDDATAAQKDSHARGEGGELAPILCVDKTPAELIDFATLVQESQRTGQDWQVVFVAAMADQSAYLPDNKDVDLAFQRMTQMIKYGTIGSLLAFDRDGDPLIFGAA
- the rpmC gene encoding 50S ribosomal protein L29, translating into MKASELREKDAAGLQTELESLLKAHFNLRMQRATQQLSNTSQLGKVRRDIARIRTIMTENAGK
- the rpsQ gene encoding 30S ribosomal protein S17, with protein sequence MTTETQKDTTKRQRTLVGKVVSNKMDKTVVVSVQTRVKHPVLGKFVNRTAKYKAHDEANQYNQGDTVEIAEGRPISKDKSWTVVRLIEAVRVI
- a CDS encoding LapD/MoxY N-terminal periplasmic domain-containing protein gives rise to the protein MMASVRQLLVISSLVIACILVGMLAVGTRLMDRQLDAQMQIDGENAAATLALLVSAQPDPAARERVLDAAFQQGRFAELALHSADGGTLFQARRRVSSVADAPAWFSAWSDIQPHRAQRQIPDVGQLALVLDATPARDALWAHVMQWLWLALGIGAFWALFLAALLSRLRRVLREAPADEAPEIKVKQTETVENTELLDEVRERVSPSMDEQMARIEQLEIELNRDPVTGLANRAYFLNELKRVLRDDSRQGAVSGYVLLVRQRDMARLQNQSDRQEIDDWLRLLGGRLTEVLADYPQARALPARLTGADFAILFPVGGGPEVMRPVQRLHELFETLRVKLDSHNLSRWAFALTDYTVQCTPKDVLTRLDLALMCAESAGHSEVEFLSHADRETGDLRMGEASWRTLISQALDHDRLSLDVRRVGYEGDDIAERYEASLSLQEDDPGQPPMSGYLFMPAASRLGLSSDCDMRTLALALSWLGEHPGVLVVRMSMSSLLDAQYLAEVRRVCEYADRALLCRVVVELDAYGLSRHLDAFKAFCEGLIETGMAVGLRGLDQQPDALRKIHEVDFAYVKLGGAFVRELLSSPGGVQMMVAVTETAIGMGMRVYVDDADDEATRRMVVEYGALPREP